GATCTACCCGAAAGCGGGCTGGGTTGAACATGATCCGATGGATATCTGGGCTTCTCAAAGCTCCACGCTGGTTGAAGTCCTGGCGCATGCCGATATTCGTTCCGACCAGATTGCCGCTATCGGCATTACCAACCAACGCGAAACGGCCATTGTCTGGGATAAAGAATCCGGCAAGCCGATTTATAATGCGATTGTCTGGCAAGATCCGCGCACGGCCGACTACTGTGAAAAGCTGAAAAAAGAGGGGCTGGAAGAGTATATCCAGCACACCACCGGTCTGGTCATCAACCCTTACTTCTCCGGCACTAAAGTAAAATGGATTCTTGATCATGTCGAAGGCGCCCGCGAGCGCGCGAAGCGTGGCGAACTGCTTTTCGGCACCGTAGATACCTGGCTTATCTGGAAAATGACTCAGGGTCGGGTGCATATTACCGACCATACCAACGCCTCACGTACCATGATGTACAACATTCATAAGCTGGAATGGGATCAGCGCATGCTGGATATCCTCGACATTCCGCGTGAAATGCTGCCAGAAGTGAAGTCTTCTTCTGAAGTGTATGGTCAAACGAATATCGGCGGTAAAGGCGGCACGCGTATTCCTATCGCCGGTATCGCTGGCGATCAACAGGCGGCGCTGTATGGTCAGCTCTGTGTGCTGCCGGGTATGGCGAAGAACACCTACGGTACCGGCTGCTTTATGTTGATGAACACCGGCGCCGAAGCGGTAACTTCTACGCATGGCCTGTTAACCACCATCGCCTGCGGTCCGCGCGGCGAAGTAAACTATGCGCTGGAAGGTGCGGTATTTATCGGCGGCGCAGCGATTCAATGGCTGCGCGATGAGATGAAGCTGATCAGCGATTCTGCCGACTCAGAATATTTCGCGATGAAAGTAAAAGATTCAAACGGCGTATATATGGTTCCCGCTTTTACCGGCCTCGGCGCGCCTTACTGGGATCCCTATGCGCGCGGCGCACTGTTCGGCCTGACGCGCGGCGCCAACGCCAACCATATTATTCGCGCGACGCTGGAATCGATCGCCTGGCAGACGCGCGACGTGCTGGAAGCGATGCAGAACGACGCCAATACGCGCCTGCAGTCGCTGCGCGTTGACGGCGGCGCGGTCGCTAATAACTTCCTGATGCAATTCCAGTCCGATATCCTCGGCACGCGCGTAGAGCGGCCGGAAGTGCGTGAAGTTACTGCGCTGGGAGCAGCTTATCTTGCCGGTCTGGCGGTGGGCTTCTGGAAAGATCTGGATGAAGTGCGTGCTAAAGCAGTGATTGAACGCGAATTCCGCCCCAGCATTGAAACCACCGAGCGTAACTATCGCTATGCCGGCTGGCGGAAAGCCGTGGCCCGCGCTCAGGCCTGGGAAGAACACGACGAATAATGCTGTAGGCCCGCGTCGCCGGTCGGCGCGGGCTTTTCTCTCCCCTTCTCCCCGCTGTGATACACTTTCGCCTCATTTGTTTTTTCAGAGGCTGGTCATGAAACGAGAACTCGCCATTGAATTTTCCCGCGTTACCGAAGCTGCCGCTCTGGCAGGCTATAAATGGCTAGGTCGCGGCGATAAAAATCAGGCTGACGGCGCCGCCGTCAATGCCATGCGCATTATGCTCAATAAGGTTAATATCGACGGTCAGATTGTCATCGGAGAAGGCGAAATCGATGAGGCCCCGATGCTCTATATCGGTGAGAAAGTCGGCACTGGCAATGGCGATGCCGTCGATATCGCTGTCGATCCGATTGAAGGCACGCGTATGACCGCCATGGGTCAGGCGAATGCGCTGGCGGTGCTGGCGGTCGGCGACCGCGGAACCTTCCTGCATGCGCCCGATATGTATATGGAAAAGCTAATTGTCGGCCCGGGCGCGAAAGGTCATATCGATCTTAACCTGCCGCTGGAAACTAACCTGAAAAACATTGCCGCCGCGTTAGGTAAAACGCTCGACGCGCTAACGGTGACTATTCTGGCGAAGCCGCGGCATGATGAGGTAATTAAGCAGATGCAGCAGCTGGGCGTGCGCATCTTCGCGATTCCTGACGGCGATGTCGCCGCGTCCATTCTGACCTGTATGCCCGATAGTGAAGTGGATGTGCTGTATGGCATCGGCGGCGCGCCGGAAGGGGTGGTATCCGCGGCGGTGATCCGTGCGCTGGATGGCGATATGCAGGGCCGTTTGCTGCCCCGGCATGAGGTAAAAGGTGAAAGCGAAGAAAACCGTCGTCTGGGCGAGCAGGAGCTGGCGCGTTGCCAGGAGATGGGTATCAACGCCCGTCAGGCGCTGACGCTGGATATGATGGCGCGCAACGACAACGTGATTTTCGCCGCTACCGGCATTACCAGCGGCGACCTGCTGAAAGGCATTACGCGCCAGGGAAATATCGCTACCAGTGAAACCTTGCTGATCCGCGGTAAATCACGGACCATCCGCCGTATCCAGTCGATTCATTATCTCGACCGTAAGGATACGGCGCTGCATCAGTGGATTTTGTAAAGATCAAACCGCCTGCGGTTCAGGGTCTTTGGACAGCGGCCACCAGCACAGCAGCATTAGCACGGCGGTCGCGCACATTAACATCCCCAGACTAAACTGGCTGTTTTGCGGCAGCATCGCTGACAGCCAGGCAACCAGCCCGGAGCCCAGGTTCTGCAGCCCGCCGATGAGCGCGCCAGCCGTACCCGCCAGCCAGGCGTAGGGCTCCATCGCACCGGATGTCGCCAGCGGAAACATCATTCCTGCGCCAAAGAAAAACAGTGATGCCGGCACCAACAGCGTCCAGATATTCATAATGCCAAACCAGGCGGGCAGCCACATCAGAACGCCGGCCAGCAGGCAGCTGTTTACCGCATACCACATCAGCGTATGGAAGCTTTTCTCATCACGTCCTGCAAACCAGGCGCCGAAAAAGGCCGCCGGGATCGGCAGAATAAACAGAATGCTGATCGTCATCGCATCCAGCCCCAGCACGCCGCCCATCAGGATGCCGCAGCTTGCCTCATAGACGGCAATTCCCGCCAGCGCGCCAATAAGCATAACCAAATAACGTACAAAGATGCGATCGCTCAGCAGCGGACGATAACGTGAAAATAACGGTCGCATCTCGCCCGTCGGAGGCCGGGTTTCCGGCAGCCAGCGCGCCATTGCGCCCGTTACCAGCAGACACAGCAGCAGCAGAAAGGCAAAGCAGGCGTGCCAGCCAAACAGATGCGTCAGCGTCGCGCCAATCATTGGCGCCGCCAGCGGGCTGACAAGAATCCCCATATTCAACAGGCTGTTTGCCTGACGCAGCGCGCTACCGGCATAGAGATCACGCGGCATGGTGCGCGCCATCACGCCCGCCACGCCGGTGCCTAAGCCCTGTAGCGCGCTGGCGGCAATCAGCCAGTCAACGGAAGGCGCCAACAGCGCACCCAGCGCGCCGAGCATAAAAATAGCCATGCCCGCCAGGATCACCGGCTTGCGTCCTACGCTATCGGAGAGCGGCCCGTAAATAAGTTGTGAACCGCCATATGTCATCAGGTATGCGGCCATGACGCGTTGCATTACGCCATCACGTACGTTAAAAGATGCAGCAATGTCAGCCATTGCCGGGACATAAATGGTTTGCGCCATTTGTCCTACCGCCACCAATACAATCAGCATCAGTAACAGATGTCCGTTTTCTATCTTTTTCATAGCCACTTAAAAGAAAGTTACAGGATAAAAGCCCACTATTCGGATGTTATGTAGCAAATTAGCAGGCATTACAGGTTTGATGGCGGCAAAAATACCAGTTTGCCTGAAGAAAGGAATCCGGCACGAATAAGTTTTTTTACCATTCTGCCAGCAGAAATTGCCCATCTTTGTAAAACTAACTATACGGCCGCACAAACTGATAGCGCCTTTTGTCGCTCAGAGCTTTTCTGAGTCCAGCAGGCTGGAAAAAGCGCCCCTGAGTGGCGAAGATAAGCGCAGAGCTAACTGGAAAGAGGATAAGTCATGGCTGAATGGGTTAACGGCAACGTTACGGAGGTTACACACTGGACGGACAGTTTGTTCAGCATCACGGTTAATGCTCCCGTCACGCCCTTTACCGCCGGCCAGTTCGCCAAGCTGGCGTTAGAGATTGACGGAGAACGGGTACAGCGCGCCTATTCCTATGTTAATGCGCCCGCTAACCCCGCGCTGGAATTTTACCTGGTGAACGTTCCGGAAGGTAAATTAAGCCCAAGGCTGCACGCCTTACAGCCCGGCGATCAGGTGATGGTAACCAAAGAGGCCGCCGGCTTTTTTGTGCTGGAAGAGATCCCCGAATGCCAAACCCTGTGGATGCTAGCCACCGGCACCGCTATCGGCCCTTATCTTTCGATTTTGCAACAGGGCGAAGGACTGGCGCGTTTCCAGAGTCTGGTACTGGTGCATGCCGCGCGCTACGCTGCGGACTTAAGCTATCTGCCGCTGATGCAGCAGCTGGAACAGCGCTATCAAGGCCAGCTGCGTATCCAGACGGTAGTCAGCCGTGAAGAGCGTCCCGGCTCGTTAACCGGCCGCATCCCGGCGTTGATTGCCAGTGGCGCACTGGAACAGGCGGTGGGGCTGCCGATGGATGCCGATAGCAGCCATATTATGCTGTGCGGCAATCCGCAGATGGTGCGTGATACCCAACAGCTGCTGAAAGAGACGCGAGCGATGAACAAACATCTGCGGCGTAAACCCGGCCATATCACCAGCGAACATTACTGGTGAGGGCTTTTTTCTGCGCCGCGCTTGCGAAAATAATTGACCCGCTGCGCGGCCTGGCCATAGCGGTTTTCCCCCGCCGAACCGCTCAGCAGGCCTAATTCGCAAAGCATGCCGATAAGGATAAGCGTCGGCACAAAGCGCCCCAGACCTGTATGCCAGCCCGTGCCCAGCACGCCCCAGTTACCTGCCAGCAATATCCAGGCGACCACCAGCAACAGCGCCCAATAGCCGCGTTTGTTACGATCGTGCAGACGCTTCACCAGCACGGCGCTGGCGGGCCACAATAAACAGACCACGCCGAAGGCCGCCATCTGGTTATCCAGTAGATCGTTTGCCGCCAGCGTAAAAAGCGCGGTCATGGTCAACAGCCAGACGATCTGCCAAATCCAGAAGTCTCGCCGTCCCAAACGACCACGATAAGAAAAACACCATTGCTGTAGCGTCATGCTTTCGTCCCGAGGAAAACTAAAAAGGGTTGCCGCAGTTTTTGACTTTGGCGGGTAAAAACCGTTCTAATCTGGGCTGAGTTTACTGGACGGGGCAGAAAAAATGAAGAAAGCGCCAGGCTCTTTGCTGACGCCCATCCCGATACTGTTGGCACTGTTGACGGGCACCGCAGCGCATGCCGTCGAGGTATCGTCGCGTAGTGAAGCGTTACCCACTGCGCCTTATTTGCTGCCAGGCGCGCCAACGTTTGATATGAGTATTGCGCAGTTTCGGGAAAAATATAATACGGCAAATCCTGATTTACCGCTTAGCGAATACCGGGCGATCGACAGCCGGCTGGATAAAAGCACCCTCACGCGGGCAGCCAGTAAAATCAGCGAAACGCTCTATGCTTCCACGGCGCTGGAACCCGGTACCGGGAAAATAAAAACGTTGCAGATTACCTGGCTGCCGATCCCCGGTCCTGAGGAAAAAGCGGCCCAGGAAAAAGCGCTGGCGTATATGACGGCGCTGATGCGCTTTTTCTCACCGACGCGTTCAGTCGAAGATAGCCGCAAGCGGTTAGATGAACTGCTGAGCAAAGGTAAAGGTGCGCGCTATTATGTGCAAACCGAAGGAGCGTTACGCTTCGTGGTCGCCGACAACGGCGACAAGGGGCTGACCTTCGCCGTAGAGCCGATTAAGCTCTCGCTTACGGTGCCGTAAGGGTTGCGCCAAAAATGACGAAAAGCAAAGCCATTCAGGGTTAACATCTCTATACTGTCTGGCAGACATCGCTGCCCTTCGGGCAGTGTACTTTACTGGTATTGCGTTACACGTGGAGGATATGATGCGACATCCATTAGTTATGGGTAACTGGAAGCTGAACGGCAACAAAAAGATGGTCAGCGATCTGATCGACGGCCTGCGTAAAGAACTGAATGCCGTTCAGGGTTGTGGCGTTGCCATCGCCCCGCCAGTGATGTATCTGGATCAGGCGCAGCAGGCGCTGGCCGACAGCCAGATCGTACTGGGTGCCCAGAACGTTGATGTTAACCTGTCTGGCGCATTTACCGGTGAAGTCTCTGCCGAAATGCTGAAGGATATTGGCGCTCGCTATATCATTATCGGCCATTCAGAACGCCGTACTTATCACAAAGAAAGCGATGAGTTTATTGCGAAAAAATTCGCTGTGCTGAAAGAAGCGGGTCTGATTCCGGTACTGTGCATCGGTGAAACCGAAGCAGAAAACGAAGCGGGTAAAACCGAAGAAGTGTGCGCTCGTCAAATTGATGCGGTGCTGGAAAGCCAGGGCGCAGCTGCCTTTAACGGCGCGGTGATTGCCTATGAACCGATCTGGGCGATTGGTACCGGCAAATCAGCTACTTCAGCGCAGGCGCAGGCGGTACATAAGTTCATTCGTGAACATATTGCGAAGAAAGACGCGAAAGTCGCCGAGCAGGTTATTATCCAGTACGGTGGCTCCGTTAACGATAAAAATGCCGCAGAGCTTTTTGCGCAACCGGATATCGACGGTGCGCTGGTTGGCGGTGCTTCACTGAAAGCTGACGCATTTGCCGTCATCGTCAAGGCCGCTGCCGCAGCGAAAGCCTGATGTTCAACGGGCGGCGCTGCCGCCCGTTTCCTGTGACGTCTTAATGCAAAATCGTACAGCTGTGATCCTGCAACTCCTCTGCTGAAGCTCGATTCATCCTCAGCCAGTCACGCTCAATTGCCATTAATGCCAGCCGTCCATCGGATAAGCTTGCCAGCGCCAAACCATATTTACCCATCTCCTGCTGCGCCTGCGGCACTTCCCGCATAAAACGAATAAAACTGCTCTGCTGCGCCAGTTCATCCGGCGTTATGGTGCGGATTAGCCAGCGATGCTGATGCAGCGTTTGCGGCTGCCAGCGCGCGTTCAGCTGCGGCGTTAGCCTGTCCAGCTGCTGTCGCGCCTCACGACTCAGGCAGGAAATATGAATATGTAGCTGGTTTTGCGTGCGGCCATACTCAGAATTAATGGTTAATGAGATCGCGCTATCGGGAACCGCGGCGCCGCGGCGCATCGTCAGCAGCTGACGCTGTTGCCAGGCCAGCGCAACAAAGTTGGGCGTAGCGGGATCCCCTAACGCCGGGCTTTCGATGCCGCAGATACGGGCAACGGGCATTAACAGATACTGTAAAGGACCGTTACGATCTTTCATCGTGACATAGCCAGCGGCCATATCAACGCGCTGACAGGGGCTGGGATCGTTTTTTTGCTGCTGACCCGGCACGCACTGCTGGCTAATGATCTGCCACAGCGCATTGCCGTTATGATGAAAACGCCACGCCGCGAAGGCCAGCGCGATAAGAATAAAGACGATAACAAGCGTAACAATTTTCCGAGCGCGTGCAGGCACTGGCATAGCGACTCCTCCTGATGACCGCTGACAATTCTCGTTACCTTAACGAGAATCGCCACGCTAAATCATCGGAGGATAACGTGCTAGCGTTTCATTACCTGGTCGTAGGTGCCGCCTTCAGCAAAGTGCGTTTTCTGCGCCTGCGTCCAGCCGCCAAACTTATTATCGATAGTGAACAGTTTTAATGGCGTAAAGGTGCTAGCGTATTTCTTCGCCACTTCGGCATCACGTGGACGATAGAAGTTTTGCGCGGCAATGGCCTGTCCTTCCGGCGAATAGAGGTAATTCAGATAGTCATTGGCCGCTTTGCGCGTGTCGCGGTCATCGACCACCCGATCGACAACGGAGACGGTCGGCTCGGCAAGAATAGACTCGCTGGGAGTAACAATCTCAAACTGGTCTTTACCCAGCTTGTTTACCGCCAGATAAGCTTCATTTTCCCAGGCGATCAACACATCGCCAATGCCGCGTTCAACAAAGGTATTGGTTGCGCCGCGCGCGCCTGAATCCTGAACTTCTACGTTCTTATACAGCGCTTTGACAAACTCCAGCGCCTTATTCTGATCGCCATGGTTCTGATCCAGGGCGTAGCCCCAGGCGGCCAGATAGTTCCAGCGGGCGCCGCCAGAGGTTTTGGGATTCGGCGTAATAACCGCAACGCCTGGCTTAAGCAGATCGGGCCAGTCGTGGATCTGCTTGGGGTTGCCCTTACGCACCAGGAAAACGATAGTGGACGTATAAGGCGCAGAGTTATTCGGCAGGCGTTTTATCCACTCTTTATTTACCCGGCCGCGTTCGGCAATAGCATCAATATCGGATGCCAGCGCCAGCGTCACCACATCGGCTCGGATGCCGTTGATTACCGAGGTTGCCTGTTTGCCAGAGCCGCCATGCGACTGGCGAATAACGATATTATCGCCGGTTTCCTGCTTGTAGTGCGCGCTGAACGCTTTGTTATATTGTTCATACAGTTCACGCGTCGGATCGTAAGAAACGTTTAACAGTTCGATATTTTTTGCCAGTACGTTGGTTGATGCCAGTAAAACGGCCAGCCCTACACTCCACTTATTCATCGCACGCTCTCCCGGAAGTTATTAACGAAAGCGTGACATAAAGCTTACGGTGTTTTAAAGAATTAAAAATCGGAGGTTATTACTTTATGGAATATAGGTGGGGAGAATAAGGCGCTGTGTGGACAGCGCCCTGAAAAGCATTAGTAGAGTTTTTTTGCGGTTTCCAGCCAGTCGCGCTTGAACGGGCGCTTCATGTTTTCAATGGCATCGATAATGTCGTGATGCACCATCTTCTCATTCTGGATACCCACGCAGCGGCCACCGTAGCCCTGCAGCAGCAGTTCAATCGCGTAGGCGCCCATACGTGAAGCCAGGATGCGGTCATAAGCGACCGGCGCGCCACCGCGCTGAATGTGGCCCAGCACCGTAGCGCGAGTTTCACGTTTAGTTTCCGCTTCGATATACTTCGCCAGCTCATCGATATCACAGATATGCTCGGTGATTGCCACGATAGCGTGCTTTTTACCTTTCTCAATACCGGCTTTAATTTCCTGTACCAGTTCTTCACGGGTATAAGGGATCTCCGGCAGTACGATAAACTCACAGCCGCCCGCAATCGCTGCCGCCAGCGTCAGGTCGCCACAGTAACGGCCCATCACTTCAACGATGGAAATACGCTGATGCGAAGAAGAGGTATCACGCAAGCGGTCAATCGCTTCAACGACCGTTTCCAGCGCAGTGAAATAGCCAATGGTATAGTCGGTGCCGGCAACGTCGTTATCGATGGTGCCCGGCAGACCGATACACGGAAAGCCCATTTCCGTCAGGCGTTTCGCCCCCATATAGGAACCGTCGCCGCCAATCACCACCAGCGCATCGATATTGCGCTTTTTCATGTTCTCAATCGCGACCTGACGGGTTTCCTCATTACGGAATTCCGGAAAGCGCGCGGAGCCCAAAAAGGTGCCGCCGCGGTTAATCATGTCAGAAACGCTGTAGCGGTCGAGGTTGATCATGCGGTCTTCATACAAGCCGAGATAGCCATCATAAATGCCACAAACTTCCAGTCCTTCACTCAGGGCGGAGCGGACTACACCGCGAATAGCTGCGTTCATCCCTGGGGCGTCGCCGCCGCTTGTCAGTACACCGATTTTCTTGATCATGGCTACCTCTGGACTCAATACTTAATGATGAATTCGTTACGCCGGAAAGGTTCGACGCCCGCTCAGTGTCCGATCTTACCGACTCATAATGGCAAATAGTATATCAAACCCCTGCTGCTGAATTGATTCAGGTCAGACTAGTTTCGGGTAAAATCTTTTACACAATGTGACTTTTCGCCTCGCTCAAAAGCCAGGCTGATATTATTTCACACTTCTGCCTATAAAAAACCCTGCGGCTCGGTACGAGCCACAGAACAGGGATCCTGATGGATAATGATATCAGAGCCAGGAAACTGCTTTAAAAGCGCTTGTTCAACCTGCTCCGCCACGCGATGCGCCTGAATTAATGGCAAATTGTCTTCTATTTCCAGATGGACCTGAATAAAGCGGGTCGGACCGGATTGTCGGGTGCGCAAATCGTGTGCGCCCTGCACGCCGGGCCAGGTGGTGATAATTTTAACAATCTCTTGCCGCTCCGCATCGGGCAACGCGCGGTCAAGCAAGGACTGTACGGCATCATAGCCCATCCGTAACGCGCTAAACAGAATCCAGGCGCCAATACCTAACGCAAAGAGCGCATCAGCGCGGGTAAAGCCATACCAGCTCAGGGCTAACGCCAGCAGAATGGCACCATTCATCAATACGTCAGACTGATAATGCAACATATCGGCACGGATTGCCTGACTTTGCGTTTTACGCACCACCCAGCGCTGGAAAGTGACCAGCAGCAGCGTGGAAACCAAAGCCACCAGCGTCACCACCATGCCGACCAGCGGCGCATGCAGCACACCAGGATTGGCTAAATGCTGAATACCGGTCAGGAACAGAAACAGGGCGGAGCCGGAAATAAACATGCTTTGCGCCAGCGCCGCCAGCGATTCTGCTTTACCATGACCAAAGGTATGTTCCGCATCCGCAGGCTGCAATGAATAGCGCACCACTAAAAGATTAGTTAAAGAGGCGGCAGTATCCACCAGCGAATCGACCAGCGCCGCCAGTACGCTAACCGAGCCGGTATACCACCAGGCGAATATTTTGATCAGTAACAGCAGCACTGCCAGCATCGTTGCTGCCAGCGCCGCCCGGTTAACCAGCCGCGCATAGGAAGCTATCATCCGCACCCCACTAAAAATAAAAGCTAAGTATAAGGGCTATAGCGCAAAAAGTGGCAGGATACCGACTCTGCCCTGACAGTCACTGAGGGTAAAGCCTGCGCAGGATTAAATAAATAAACCAAACTATTATAAGATTTTTGCTGATGACTGAAAAATCATCTTTGGATATTAACACCCATTCTGGCCACCCTTTTAAATCAGGCTAATCCGCCATATAAAAAGCGTTACTGCGTGTTATTCCTATCAGTAAAAGGTTTATCACGCAGCAATGCTATATACTCAAAATAGCATCTCTCGCAAAGCTCATCATCAGTGGCGGTTAAACGCGCCAGCAAACTCTGCATAACGCCGCAGCCAGGGCAATATTTCAGTGAAAGAAAGCGCATAAACTTAAGATGTCATCCATTTTTAAAATTAAGCTGTAACAGCGGCTATTTCATAGCGCTGGTTTATTTATGCCAACCTGCCAGCCAGCGTTAGTATAAATTTCACTAACCAATTGTTCTACGGCTGAAGAAACCGACTCAACTGAAATATCTTTTACCTGTTTCCCTTCATGCAGAAGGATATGTTTTACCCCTATAGGTTACCATCGTTTATATTTCTCCGGCCGTGATTCAAATAAAGCGACAACGGGAATTTGTAGTGCAGACGCAAAATGTACCGGGGCACTATCAGCAGAAACAATCAGGTTAAGATGGGTCATCGCCGCCGCCAGATCGGCAACAGTTGACGTTGTTACCCGCAGCACATTGTCACCATTCATCCAACTAAAAGAAAAGTGGTCCCGTGGCGCAAGGAAAATGATTACTTCATAAGTTCCTGCCAGTTTTTCTGTCAGCGCCTGCCACTTATCCCATGACCAGCGACGATCGGCGCTATTATTTGAGACAAACAATCCTATTTTGGGCTTTGAATTATTTTTAAGCCGCTTGCGCCAGAGAGTGATAAGATCAGTACGTGGATAAATGCGAAGATGTAGTCGGTCAGGATGGGGCTTCGTCAGCTCGGGTAAAAGATTAAAACCGGAAAAGGCTTCATGTTCCATCGTCCGGCTATCAATGTGATGTTGAACCCGATCGTCAAACTCGGTATCGGCATCATGCCATCGGCAATCCGGGACA
This Mixta hanseatica DNA region includes the following protein-coding sequences:
- the glpK gene encoding glycerol kinase GlpK; its protein translation is MMSTDKKYIVALDQGTTSSRAVVLDHDANIVAVSQREFTQIYPKAGWVEHDPMDIWASQSSTLVEVLAHADIRSDQIAAIGITNQRETAIVWDKESGKPIYNAIVWQDPRTADYCEKLKKEGLEEYIQHTTGLVINPYFSGTKVKWILDHVEGARERAKRGELLFGTVDTWLIWKMTQGRVHITDHTNASRTMMYNIHKLEWDQRMLDILDIPREMLPEVKSSSEVYGQTNIGGKGGTRIPIAGIAGDQQAALYGQLCVLPGMAKNTYGTGCFMLMNTGAEAVTSTHGLLTTIACGPRGEVNYALEGAVFIGGAAIQWLRDEMKLISDSADSEYFAMKVKDSNGVYMVPAFTGLGAPYWDPYARGALFGLTRGANANHIIRATLESIAWQTRDVLEAMQNDANTRLQSLRVDGGAVANNFLMQFQSDILGTRVERPEVREVTALGAAYLAGLAVGFWKDLDEVRAKAVIEREFRPSIETTERNYRYAGWRKAVARAQAWEEHDE
- a CDS encoding DUF805 domain-containing protein; translated protein: MTLQQWCFSYRGRLGRRDFWIWQIVWLLTMTALFTLAANDLLDNQMAAFGVVCLLWPASAVLVKRLHDRNKRGYWALLLVVAWILLAGNWGVLGTGWHTGLGRFVPTLILIGMLCELGLLSGSAGENRYGQAAQRVNYFRKRGAEKSPHQ
- the glpX gene encoding class II fructose-bisphosphatase, which encodes MKRELAIEFSRVTEAAALAGYKWLGRGDKNQADGAAVNAMRIMLNKVNIDGQIVIGEGEIDEAPMLYIGEKVGTGNGDAVDIAVDPIEGTRMTAMGQANALAVLAVGDRGTFLHAPDMYMEKLIVGPGAKGHIDLNLPLETNLKNIAAALGKTLDALTVTILAKPRHDEVIKQMQQLGVRIFAIPDGDVAASILTCMPDSEVDVLYGIGGAPEGVVSAAVIRALDGDMQGRLLPRHEVKGESEENRRLGEQELARCQEMGINARQALTLDMMARNDNVIFAATGITSGDLLKGITRQGNIATSETLLIRGKSRTIRRIQSIHYLDRKDTALHQWIL
- a CDS encoding sulfate ABC transporter substrate-binding protein, whose protein sequence is MNKWSVGLAVLLASTNVLAKNIELLNVSYDPTRELYEQYNKAFSAHYKQETGDNIVIRQSHGGSGKQATSVINGIRADVVTLALASDIDAIAERGRVNKEWIKRLPNNSAPYTSTIVFLVRKGNPKQIHDWPDLLKPGVAVITPNPKTSGGARWNYLAAWGYALDQNHGDQNKALEFVKALYKNVEVQDSGARGATNTFVERGIGDVLIAWENEAYLAVNKLGKDQFEIVTPSESILAEPTVSVVDRVVDDRDTRKAANDYLNYLYSPEGQAIAAQNFYRPRDAEVAKKYASTFTPLKLFTIDNKFGGWTQAQKTHFAEGGTYDQVMKR
- the pfkA gene encoding 6-phosphofructokinase, whose product is MIKKIGVLTSGGDAPGMNAAIRGVVRSALSEGLEVCGIYDGYLGLYEDRMINLDRYSVSDMINRGGTFLGSARFPEFRNEETRQVAIENMKKRNIDALVVIGGDGSYMGAKRLTEMGFPCIGLPGTIDNDVAGTDYTIGYFTALETVVEAIDRLRDTSSSHQRISIVEVMGRYCGDLTLAAAIAGGCEFIVLPEIPYTREELVQEIKAGIEKGKKHAIVAITEHICDIDELAKYIEAETKRETRATVLGHIQRGGAPVAYDRILASRMGAYAIELLLQGYGGRCVGIQNEKMVHHDIIDAIENMKRPFKRDWLETAKKLY
- a CDS encoding DUF1454 family protein — encoded protein: MKKAPGSLLTPIPILLALLTGTAAHAVEVSSRSEALPTAPYLLPGAPTFDMSIAQFREKYNTANPDLPLSEYRAIDSRLDKSTLTRAASKISETLYASTALEPGTGKIKTLQITWLPIPGPEEKAAQEKALAYMTALMRFFSPTRSVEDSRKRLDELLSKGKGARYYVQTEGALRFVVADNGDKGLTFAVEPIKLSLTVP
- the tpiA gene encoding triose-phosphate isomerase; translated protein: MRHPLVMGNWKLNGNKKMVSDLIDGLRKELNAVQGCGVAIAPPVMYLDQAQQALADSQIVLGAQNVDVNLSGAFTGEVSAEMLKDIGARYIIIGHSERRTYHKESDEFIAKKFAVLKEAGLIPVLCIGETEAENEAGKTEEVCARQIDAVLESQGAAAFNGAVIAYEPIWAIGTGKSATSAQAQAVHKFIREHIAKKDAKVAEQVIIQYGGSVNDKNAAELFAQPDIDGALVGGASLKADAFAVIVKAAAAAKA
- a CDS encoding CDP-diacylglycerol diphosphatase; translated protein: MPVPARARKIVTLVIVFILIALAFAAWRFHHNGNALWQIISQQCVPGQQQKNDPSPCQRVDMAAGYVTMKDRNGPLQYLLMPVARICGIESPALGDPATPNFVALAWQQRQLLTMRRGAAVPDSAISLTINSEYGRTQNQLHIHISCLSREARQQLDRLTPQLNARWQPQTLHQHRWLIRTITPDELAQQSSFIRFMREVPQAQQEMGKYGLALASLSDGRLALMAIERDWLRMNRASAEELQDHSCTILH
- the emrD gene encoding multidrug efflux MFS transporter EmrD, yielding MKKIENGHLLLMLIVLVAVGQMAQTIYVPAMADIAASFNVRDGVMQRVMAAYLMTYGGSQLIYGPLSDSVGRKPVILAGMAIFMLGALGALLAPSVDWLIAASALQGLGTGVAGVMARTMPRDLYAGSALRQANSLLNMGILVSPLAAPMIGATLTHLFGWHACFAFLLLLCLLVTGAMARWLPETRPPTGEMRPLFSRYRPLLSDRIFVRYLVMLIGALAGIAVYEASCGILMGGVLGLDAMTISILFILPIPAAFFGAWFAGRDEKSFHTLMWYAVNSCLLAGVLMWLPAWFGIMNIWTLLVPASLFFFGAGMMFPLATSGAMEPYAWLAGTAGALIGGLQNLGSGLVAWLSAMLPQNSQFSLGMLMCATAVLMLLCWWPLSKDPEPQAV
- the fpr gene encoding ferredoxin--NADP(+) reductase, whose translation is MAEWVNGNVTEVTHWTDSLFSITVNAPVTPFTAGQFAKLALEIDGERVQRAYSYVNAPANPALEFYLVNVPEGKLSPRLHALQPGDQVMVTKEAAGFFVLEEIPECQTLWMLATGTAIGPYLSILQQGEGLARFQSLVLVHAARYAADLSYLPLMQQLEQRYQGQLRIQTVVSREERPGSLTGRIPALIASGALEQAVGLPMDADSSHIMLCGNPQMVRDTQQLLKETRAMNKHLRRKPGHITSEHYW